Proteins encoded within one genomic window of Hevea brasiliensis isolate MT/VB/25A 57/8 chromosome 8, ASM3005281v1, whole genome shotgun sequence:
- the LOC131182388 gene encoding arogenate dehydrogenase 2, chloroplastic-like isoform X1, protein MSTSSSCQSSTLKIGIIGFGPFAQFLAKTMIKQGHTLRATSRSDHSQLCQDLGISYFRNAITFLEADNDVILICTSILSLPEVLKSMPLHGLKRQTLFADVLSVKEYPRDLLLKVLPEESDILCTHPMFGPESAKDGWKDLAFVYDKVRVKDEATCSSFLRIFENEGCRMLEMSCEEHDKMAARSQFLTHTIGRVLSEMEIKSTPISTKGFESLVQLKEVTVKDSFDLFSGLFLCNRFAKEELKNLEISFEKVKLKLLDMMNVRQDINDSNL, encoded by the exons atgtcTACTTCATCTTCTTGCCAATCTTCAACTCTTAAAATAGGCATAATAGGCTTTGGCCCCTTTGCACAGTTCTTGGCGAAAACCATGATCAAACAAGGCCATACATTGAGGGCAACTTCTCGTTCAGATCACTCTCAGCTCTGTCAAGACTTGGGTATCTCATACTTCAG GAATGCAATCACATTTCTTGAAGCAGACAACGATGTCATCTTGATTTGCACATCAATCCTATCTCTACCAGAGGTGCTCAAGTCAATGCCACTCCATGGTCTAAAACGGCAAACCCTCTTTGCCGACGTTTTATCGGTGAAAGAGTACCCAAGAGATCTTCTATTGAAA GTACTGCCAGAGGAATCAGATATACTGTGTACTCACCCTATGTTTGGACCTGAGAGTGCGAAAGATGGGTGGAAAGATCTAGCCTTTGTCTACGACAAGGTTAGAGTGAAGGATGAAGCTACATGCTCAAGTTTTCTGAGAATTTTCGAAAATGAG GGATGCAGAATGCTGGAGATGTCTTGTGAAGAGCATGATAAAATGGCGGCTAGAAGTCAATTTCTTACTCATACCATAGGCAG GGTTTTGTCAGAAATGGAGATCAAATCCACACCTATAAGTACAAAAGGCTTTGAGTCACTTGTTCAATTA AAAGAGGTCACTGTGAAGGATAGCTTTGATCTGTTTAGTGGGTTATTCCTTTGTAATAGATTTGCCAAAGAAGAG CTAAAGAACCTAGAAATTTCCTTTGAAAAGGTTAAGCTGAAGCTTCTAGATATGATGAATGTGAGGCAGGATATAAATGACTCCAACCTTTGA
- the LOC110650067 gene encoding uncharacterized protein LOC110650067: MLMLPLTIIHFLRIVVRNYQCKMLDGCVESFVSSSPLAAEGFAVKVAVCFAISRGFNPCLTESDSMQMIHLVYVPRAANKCAIWIANEARICAVRAGWVTNTLDPLFSLLRKDSAILIPSASGKFYGPRLTVGWKLISSPVKRNVSLVSCVKVPEAAATASAAKSDGSLEKSSLRSATFPNGFEALVLEVCDETEIAELKLKVGDFEMHLRRNVGATKAPLSSISPTEPPPIPTKPMDVSASVAPTPSPPKTSTEKPTPFTNVSFGKSSKLAALEASGATGYVLVASPTVGSFRRNRTVKGKRQPPIFKEGDIIKEGQVIGYLDQFGTELPVKSDVAGEVLKLLFDDGDYVSERLQTDYSRPSRPNLQRSSNMLRRMNQFLQLLTCQNCRRSRTIVTIAKHMLKMRLPLHREQLFALGRHTSQQRTI; the protein is encoded by the exons ATGTTGATGCTTCCTTTGACTATCATTCATTTTCTGAGGATTGTTGTTCGTAATTATCAGTGTAAGATGTTGGATGGTTGTGTTGAATCCTTCGTGAGTTCTTCCCCTCTTGCTGCAGAGGGGTTTGCAGTTAAGGTGGCTGTGTGTTTTGCTATCTCAAGGGGTTTCAATCCCTGCCTGACTGAATCTGATTCAATGCAGATGATTCA TCTTGTTTATGTTCCTAGAGCAGCTAACAAATGTGCGATTTGGATAGCAAATGAGGCCAGAATTTGTGCTGTAAGGGCAGGCTGGGTAACAAATACTCTTGAccctttattttctcttttacgAAAGGATAGTGCT ATTTTGATTCCTTCTGCTTCAGGTAAATTTTACGGCCCGCGCTTGACGGTTGGATGGAAGCTCATTTCTTCTCCGGTGAAGCGAAATGTGTCTCTCGTCTCGTGTGTGAAGGTGCCTGAAGCTGCGGCTACTGCTTCAGCGGCCAAATCTGATG GTTCGTTGGAGAAGAGTTCTCTGCGAAGTGCAACTTTTCCTAATGGATTTGAA GCATTGGTACTAGAGGTCTGTGATGAGACAGAGATTGCTGAACTCAAACTAAAG GTTGGGGATTTTGAAATGCATTTGCGCCGCAATGTTGGGGCTACAAAAGCTCCCTTGTCCAGCATTTCACCTACAGAACCACCTCCAATCCCAACTAAACCAATGGATGTATCAGCTTCTGTTGCCCCTACTCCATCACCACCAAAAACCTCTACAGAAAAACCGACTCCATTTACTAATGTCTCATTTGGGAAGTCATCCAAATTAGCTGCCTTAGAGGCTTCTGGAGCCACTGGATATGTTCTGGTTGCTTCTCCAACG GTTGGCTCATTCCGAAGGAACAGAACAGTGAAAGGAAAAAGGCAACCTCCCATCTTTAAAGAG GGTGATATAATTAAAGAAGGACAGGTGATAGGGTATTTGGATCAATTTGGTACTGAACTTCCTGTGAAG TCAGATGTCGCTGGAGAAGTCTTAAAGCTCCTCTTTGATGATGGAG ATTATGTCTCAGAAAGGCTGCAAACGGATTACTCTAGGCCATCCCGTCCCAACTTG CAAAGATCTTCGAACATGCTTCGGAGAATGAACCAATTCCTTCAACTCTTAacttgccaaaactgcagaagaAGCCGGACGATAGTGACCATCGCAAAGCACATGTTGAAGATGCGCCTTCCATTGCATAGAGAGCAGCTTTTTGCACTTGGAAGACACACCAGCCAACAAAGAACCATATGA
- the LOC110650066 gene encoding cation/H(+) antiporter 15-like — protein sequence MGFEVQRESGRLKSATGEKEIVVDRRFLVTERLRDGWDEVETRNFLSMEQLVEAYEPKQIYQDNNKKPLKAKSQRINTKWVFITKAGIIMGPSVLGMNKTYMEKIFPDKEMVVYNTMAKIGIGYFIFITAVKMDAARSLIATRTTRLISSLCFFMRIALTGIFASGVQQYTKGIVPGTGTAVVTDALSITFFAVTAEAMKDHDLLTSELGQLAMSCAMLVEMTCWVLIVSTTLIFQLSFFDSIRVVLVIVVLSLIGIYIIRPAILQFIKKTPEGTPISENLVIAIFVGASVMGVIADAACGSLFPGVLVMGLVIPDGPPLGAAIVEKSELMVMELFMPAFFVVIGHRVDVSSLFPIKDNEFYLLLILVLVSHIATILGTLFASLFCRIKLRNAILLSMILNFKGVLDFASYDKWHGNELYNRKVYTTLVLANLFLTIIYNILLDIFYKPHIRLTESPPEPKGFRSLQSISDTREFRVLTCIHSEDNVHTIISLLEACNPSPLSPMFVDVIHAIELVGRAAPLLAPYKSKKKEQLNCTDHIMSAFTNYSTNSRGPVLVRPFTMLAPYTTMHNIICNQVQDKEIPLIIVPFQGNRDDNSIQSNLVRDFNAQLQNNARCTVGILVDRGFIHQNFNHFSCNIVVIFVGGADDREALALASRMSRNPDVSITLLRINVKRNEAEMNGKDKQLDDSLVQDFKDKNSNNACVVCREVVANDSLQLLAVIRSLKNYYDLVMVGKMPIKAQFVEEMKGWIERPELGLIGDVLASSDISNGKMSVLVMQHFAEFGEHSNHCISSTTSLSRETK from the exons ATGGGCTTTGAGGTCCAAAGAGAGAGTGGGAGATTGAAATCTGCAACTGGAGAAAAGGAAATAGTAGTAGACAGAAGGTTCTTGGTCACAGAAAGATTAAGGGATGGTTGGGATGAAGTAGAAACTCGGAATTTTCTTTCCATGGAGCAATTGGTGGAAGCTTATGAACCCAAACAAATATATCAGGACAACAACAAGAAGCCATTGAA AGCTAAATCGCAGAGGATTAACACAAAATGGGTGTTTATTACCAAG GCTGGAATAATTATGGGACCATCTGTGCTGGGTATGAACAAGACATACATGGAGAAAATATTTCCAGACAAAGAGATGGTGGTGTACAATACAATGGCGAAGATTGGGATAGGATACTTCATTTTTATTACTGCTGTAAAGATGGATGCAGCTAGGTCTCTAATAGCAACAAGAACTACTAGGCTTATCAGTTCATTATGCTTCTTTATGCGAATTGCACTCACTGGAATTTTCGCCTCTGGTGTTCAGCAGTACACAAAAGGAATTGTTCCAGGAACAGGGACAGCCGTTGTGACTGATGCTTTGTCAATAACATTTTTTGCTGTTACTGCGGAAGCCATGAAAGATCACGACCTTTTAACTTCTGAATTAGGCCAACTTGCCATGTCTTGTGCTATGCTTGTCGAAATGACATGCTGGGTTCTTATTGTTTCTACTACCCTTATTTTTCAGCTCAGCTTTTTTGATTCAATTAGGGTTGTTCTTGTCATAGTTGTGCTGTCACTCATCGGCATATATATTATAAGGCCAGCAATACTACAATTTATCAAGAAAACACCAGAAGGAACTCCAATAAGTGAAAATCTTGTCATAGCAATATTTGTAGGAGCTTCAGTCATGGGAGTCATAGCTGATGCAGCTTGTGGATCTCTATTTCCTGGGGTTTTAGTTATGGGGTTGGTTATTCCAGATGGCCCTCCTCTAGGTGCAGCTATTGTAGAGAAATCTGAACTCATGGTCATGGAGTTATTTATGCCTGCCTTCTTTGTTGTTATTGGTCACAGGGTAGATGTGTCTTCTCTATTCCCCATCAAGGATAATGAATTTTATCTCTTGCTGATTCTTGTTCTTGTAAGTCATATAGCCACCATTTTGGGGACTCTCTTTGCCTCTCTATTTTGTCGCATTAAATTACGAAATGCTATCTTGCTCAGCATGATCTTGAATTTCAAAGGTGTACTTGACTTTGCATCTTATGACAAATGGCATGGAAATGAG CTTTATAACAGGAAGGTTTATACTACACTAGTGCTTGCCAACCTTTTCTTGACCATAATCTACAACATTTTATTGGATATTTTCTATAAGCCTCATATCAGGCTAACTGAATCTCCTCCTGAACCAAAAGGCTTCAGAAGCCTTCAATCAATCTCAGATACTAGAGAATTTCGTGTTCTTACTTGTATTCACTCAGAAGATAATGTCCACACCATTATTAGCTTACTTGAAGCATGCAATCCCTCTCCACTTAGCCCCATGTTCGTCGACGTGATTCATGCCATTGAGCTTGTCGGCCGAGCAGCTCCATTGCTAGCCCCTTACAAAAGCAAGAAGAAAGAGCAACTTAATTGCACAGATCATATCATGTCTGCCTTCACGAATTACTCAACAAACTCTCGAGGTCCTGTCTTAGTACGACCATTCACTATGCTTGCCCCATACACGACTATGCACAACATCATTTGCAACCAGGTGCAAGATAAAGAGATTCCTCTCATCATCGTTCCATTCCAGGGAAATAGAGATGATAATTCCATACAAAGCAATCTAGTCAGGGATTTCAATGCTCAGCTTCAGAACAATGCACGTTGCACTGTTGGGATCTTGGTAGATAGAGGATTCATCCATCAAAACTTTAATCACTTCTCTTGCAATATCGTTGTAATTTTTGTGGGAGGTGCTGATGATCGTGAGGCCTTGGCTCTTGCATCTAGGATGTCAAGAAATCCTGATGTGAGCATCACCTTGTTGAGAATCAATGTGAAAAGAAACGAAGCAGAAATGAATGGAAAAGATAAGCAACTAGATGATTCATTGGTCCAAGATTTCAAGGACAAGAATTCTAACAATGCATGTGTTGTTTGCCGTGAGGTGGTAGCAAATGACAGTTTACAATTGTTGGCTGTGATTCGATCTCTAAAGAATTATTACGACCTTGTTATGGTAGGAAAGATGCCAATCAAAGCACAATTTGTGGAAGAAATGAAGGGATGGATCGAGCGTCCAGAGCTAGGTTTGATAGGCGATGTTCTTGCTTCATCAGACATTTCTAATGGAAAGATGTCAGTGCTAGTGATGCAACATTTTGCAGAATTTGGTGAACATTCTAACCATTGCATATCTTCGACCACTTCATTATCACGGGAAACCAAGTAG
- the LOC131182388 gene encoding arogenate dehydrogenase 1, chloroplastic-like isoform X2, with protein MSTSSSCQSSTLKIGIIGFGPFAQFLAKTMIKQGHTLRATSRSDHSQLCQDLGISYFRNAITFLEADNDVILICTSILSLPEVLKSMPLHGLKRQTLFADVLSVKEYPRDLLLKVLPEESDILCTHPMFGPESAKDGWKDLAFVYDKGCRMLEMSCEEHDKMAARSQFLTHTIGRVLSEMEIKSTPISTKGFESLVQLKEVTVKDSFDLFSGLFLCNRFAKEELKNLEISFEKVKLKLLDMMNVRQDINDSNL; from the exons atgtcTACTTCATCTTCTTGCCAATCTTCAACTCTTAAAATAGGCATAATAGGCTTTGGCCCCTTTGCACAGTTCTTGGCGAAAACCATGATCAAACAAGGCCATACATTGAGGGCAACTTCTCGTTCAGATCACTCTCAGCTCTGTCAAGACTTGGGTATCTCATACTTCAG GAATGCAATCACATTTCTTGAAGCAGACAACGATGTCATCTTGATTTGCACATCAATCCTATCTCTACCAGAGGTGCTCAAGTCAATGCCACTCCATGGTCTAAAACGGCAAACCCTCTTTGCCGACGTTTTATCGGTGAAAGAGTACCCAAGAGATCTTCTATTGAAA GTACTGCCAGAGGAATCAGATATACTGTGTACTCACCCTATGTTTGGACCTGAGAGTGCGAAAGATGGGTGGAAAGATCTAGCCTTTGTCTACGACAAG GGATGCAGAATGCTGGAGATGTCTTGTGAAGAGCATGATAAAATGGCGGCTAGAAGTCAATTTCTTACTCATACCATAGGCAG GGTTTTGTCAGAAATGGAGATCAAATCCACACCTATAAGTACAAAAGGCTTTGAGTCACTTGTTCAATTA AAAGAGGTCACTGTGAAGGATAGCTTTGATCTGTTTAGTGGGTTATTCCTTTGTAATAGATTTGCCAAAGAAGAG CTAAAGAACCTAGAAATTTCCTTTGAAAAGGTTAAGCTGAAGCTTCTAGATATGATGAATGTGAGGCAGGATATAAATGACTCCAACCTTTGA